One genomic region from Chelonia mydas isolate rCheMyd1 chromosome 25, rCheMyd1.pri.v2, whole genome shotgun sequence encodes:
- the CILP2 gene encoding cartilage intermediate layer protein 2 — translation MVPLTPALLLFAASLALALAREPLKDDSRPAKTNVLGKHQKKRPGGKPLSLDTAGATEWTSWFNVDHPGGEGDYESLEAVRFYYRERVCTRPVSIQARTTEWELPEDVGEIVHYSPDKGFWCINREQPGGRTCSNYHVRFLCPVEHDDWSHWSAWSACSRTACGGSGLQTRQRSCLHSQPLSLLQLPKCAGKATQRRGCSGGPCADAGWSEWGAWSPCSKSCGSGGKRVRHRSCKKSKRSRCVGRPSDVQKCARTPCSACQLSCAEGKVSKNCSSCTCQDHTLVGTVLSTEGAALANARVSLKAKPQAVLARTDRRGGFSIRGVCAGSGANVSVQLETFAPGEAPIVSNGSRTSSVQVTLQRLEKPYMVKHPESKVRVAGQRVTLCCAASGTPRPTKYYWYHNGTLLDRKLHKYNSSLVLWDLGLHQAGFYHCKASTDVGSIKSSPAFLTVTAQGQPSCKAEPEEYLIKLPSECFQEAGRSPYYNVGRCPDIRCAGSLKDELQCRDGAGRCCRVRRMEVREIQCAGSILPIKVVAECGCERCARPKILVHGRVTAADDGEPLRFSQIFLGKEKIGFTSYKGTFAIDVPPDTRRLVVRFVDRLQKFVDTVKVLPFDPRGGAIYQDIKVMRKKEPVDLDPTQANTILLGELEGQEPVGEMVIPAGSFLRPDGEVYNGTVKASVTFLDPRDVTTVAAASSDLNFINAEGDLVPLRTYGMFSVDFRESESNQVLRTGRVEVRVDAEQIRMPEHLQKMKLWSLNPETGLWEEEGAFRRAKERRGKREERAFLIGNVEIRERRLFNLDVPESRRCFVKVRAYVNEKFIPSEQLEGVVVTLINLEPEPGYSSNPRAWGRFDSVLTGPNGACLPAFCDGQRADAYTAYVTATMGGEELEAVPSSPKLNPNAVGVSQPYLNKLGYRRTDHDDPSLKKTAFKINLAKPNPNNIDEVNGPIYAYRSLRECEEAPVADNHFRFYRVEVDKYEYNVVPFKESDLASWTGDYLSWWPNPQEFRACYIKVKISGPQEYMVRSRSVGGSHPRTRGRLYGLRDTRSVRDLEIYNSSAACVEFKCSGMLFDQSLIDRTLVSIVPQGSCRRTAINSLLREYLGRHPPVVENNDTTVFNMLAPVDPLGHNYGIYTVTDQNPRLAKEIAIGRCFDGTSDGFSREMKSDMGTAMTFYCQEKPVTHQSFFQRLLSSPTDTLTEIRREMRGNEQLRAPSQVVAYPAGLRTGVSTQTRRTPSSRRRMGLIRAQQ, via the exons ATGGTGCCGCTCACGCCGGCCCTGCTGCTCTTCGccgccagcctggccctggccctggcccgaG AGCCCCTGAAGGATGATTCCCGACCGGCCAAGACCAATGTGCTGGGGAAACACCAGAAAAAGAGGCCTGGTGGAAAGCCTCTCAGCCTGGACACAGCAG gCGCCACCGAGTGGACCTCCTGGTTCAATGTGGACCACCCTGGCGGGGAGGGCGATTACGAGAGCCTGGAGGCCGTCCGCTTCTACTACCGGGAGCGGGTGTGCACCCGGCCAGTCTCCATCCAAGCCCGCACCACCGagtgggagctgcctgaggaTGTGGGCGAGATTGTGCACTACAGCCCCGACAAGGGATTCTGGTGCATCAAccgggagcagccagggggcagaACTTGCTCCAACTACCACGTCCGCTTCCTGTGCCCCGTGG AGCACGACGACTGGTCGCACTGGTCAGCCTGGAGCGCCTGTTCCAGAACCGCCTGCGGGGGCAGCGGGCTCCAGACCCGACAGCGCAGCTGcctccacagccagcccctgtcgcTGCTGCAGCTGCCCAAGTGTGCAGGGAAAGCCACGCAGCGGAGGGGGTGCAGCGGCGGGCCCTGCGCAG ATGCTGGGTGGAGCGAGTGGGGCGCCTGGAGCCCCTGCTCCAAGAGCTGCGGTAGCGGTGGGAAGCGAGTCCGGCATCGGAGCTGCAAGAAATCCAAGAGGTCCCGCTGCGTCGGCCGCCCCTCGGACGTGCAGAAATGCGCCCGGACACCCTGCTCAG CCTGCCAGCTGAGCTGCGCCGAGGGCAAGGTGAGCAAGAACTGCAGCAGTTGCACGTGCCAGGACCACACCCTGGTGGGCACCGTCCTGAGCACCGAGGGGGCTGCCCTCGCCAATGCCCGGGTCTCCCTCAAGGCCAAGCCACAGGCCGTGCTGGCCAGGACCGACCGCCGGGGCGGCTTCAGCATCCGGGGGGTCTGTGCCGGCAGCGGGGCCAATGTCAGCGTCCAGCTGGAGACGTTCGCCCCGGGCGAGGCTCCGATTGTCTCCAACGGCTCCAGGACATCGTCAGTGCAGGTCACGCTGCAGAGGCTGG AGAAGCCCTACATGGTGAAGCACCCGGAGTCCAAGGTGCGGGTGGCAGGCCAGCGCGTGACTCTCTGCTGTGCAGCCTCCGGCACCCCCCGGCCCACGAAATATTACTG GTACCACAACGGGACGCTCCTGGACAGGAAACTCCACAAGTACAACAGCAGCTTGGTGCTGTGGGACCTGGGGCTGCACCAGGCCGGATTCTATCACTGCAAAGCCAGCACTGATGTGGGCTCCATCAAATCCTCTCCCGCATTCCTGACCGTGACTG CCCAGGGGCAGCCGAGCTGCAAGGCCGAGCCGGAGGAATATCTCATCAAGCTGCCCAGCGAGTGCTTCCAGGAGGCCGGGCGCTCCCCATACTACAATGTGGGGCGTTGCCCCGACATCCGCTGTGCTGGGAGCCTGAAGGATGAGCTGCAGTGCCGGGACGGGGCAGGACGCTGCTGCAGGGTCCGGCGCATGGAGGTGCGGGAGATCCAGTGCGCCGGCTCCATCCTGCCCATCAAGGTGGTGGCCGAGTGTGGCTGTGAGAGGTGCGCCCGGCCCAAGATCCTGGTGCACGGCAGGGTGACGGCAGCCGACGACGGGGAGCCGCTGCGCTTCAGCCAGATCTTCCTGGGCAAAGAGAAAATTGGCTTCACCAGCTACAAGGGCACCTTCGCCATTGATGTGCCCCCGGACACGCGGCGGCTCGTGGTCCGGTTCGTGGACCGGCTGCAGAAGTTTGTGGACACGGTCAAGGTCCTGCCCTTCGACCCCCGGGGCGGTGCCATCTACCAGGACATCAAGGTGATGCGGAAGAAAGAGCCAGTGGACCTGGACCCCACGCAGGCCAATACCATCCTGCTGGGGGAGCTGGAGGGCCAGGAGCCGGTGGGGGAGATGGTTATACCAGCTGGCTCCTTCCTCCGGCCCGACGGGGAGGTGTACAATGGCACCGTCAAGGCCAGCGTGACCTTCCTGGACCCCCGGGACGTCACCACGGTGGCTGCTGCCTCCAGCGACCTCAACTTCATCAATGCCGAGGGGGATCTCGTCCCGCTGAGGACCTACGGCATGTTCTCCGTGGACTTCCGGGAGAGCGAGTCCAACCAAGTGCTGCGGACGGGCCGGGTGGAGGTGCGGGTAGACGCGGAGCAGATCCGCATGCCCGAGCACCTCCAGAAGATGAAGCTGTGGTCCCTGAACCCTGAGACAGGCCTGTGGGAGGAGGAAGGCGCCTTCCGCCGGGCCAAGGAGCGGCGGGGCAAGCGAGAGGAGAGGGCCTTCTTGATCGGCAACGTGGAGATCCGGGAGAGGCGGCTCTTCAACCTGGACGTGCCCGAGAGCCGCCGCTGCTTCGTCAAGGTCCGGGCCTATGTCAACGAGAAGTTCATCCCCAGCGAGCAGCTGGAGGGAGTGGTCGTCACCCTCATCAACCTGGAGCCCGAGCCCGGCTACTCCTCCAACCCCCGAGCCTGGGGGCGCTTCGACAGCGTCCTCACCGGGCCCAACGGGGCCTGCTTGCCTGCCTTCTGCGATGGCCAGCGGGCCGACGCCTACACGGCCTACGTCACCGCCACCATGGGCGGGGAGGAGCTGGAGGCTGTGCCCTCCAGCCCCAAGCTCAACCCCAACGCCGTGGGAGTGTCCCAGCCCTACCTAAACAAGCTGGGCTACCGCCGGACGGACCACGACGACCCCAGCCTCAAGAAGACAGCCTTCAAGATCAACCTGGCCAAGCCCAACCCCAACAACATAGATGAGGTCAACGGGCCCATCTACGCCTACCGGAGCCTGAGGGAGTGTGAGGAGGCACCTGTAGCCGACAACCACTTCCGCTTCTACCGGGTGGAGGTGGACAAGTACGAGTACAACGTCGTGCCCTTCAAGGAGAGCGACCTGGCCTCCTGGACCGGGGACTACCTGTCCTGGTGGCCCAACCCCCAGGAGTTCAGGGCCTGCTACATCAAGGTGAAAATCAGTGGGCCCCAGGAATACATGGTGAGGTCCCGGAGCGTGGGCGGCAGCCACCCCCGGACACGTGGCCGGCTGTACGGCCTACGGGACACCCGCAGCGTCCGGGACCTGGAGATCTACAACAGCTCTGCTGCCTGCGTGGAGTTCAAATGCAGCGGGATGCTCTTCGACCAGAGCCTGATTGACCGCACCTTGGTCTCCATCGTCCCTCAGGGCAGCTGCCGCCGCACCGCCATCAACAGCCTCCTGCGGGAGTACCTGGGCCGCCACCCGCCGGTGGTGGAGAACAACGACACCACGGTCTTCAACATGCTGGCGCCGGTGGACCCGCTGGGCCACAACTATGGCATCTACACGGTCACCGACCAGAACCCGCGGCTGGCCAAGGAGATCGCCATCGGCCGGTGCTTTGACGGCACGTCGGACGGCTTCTCCCGGGAGATGAAGTCTGACATGGGCACGGCCATGACCTTCTACTGCCAGGAGAAGCCCGTCACCCATCAGAGCTTCTTCCAGCGCCTGCTCAGCTCTCCCACAGACACCCTGACCGAGATCCGCCGCGAGATGAGAGGCAACGAGCAATTGCGGGCTCCCTCCCAGGTGGTGGCCTACCCCGCTGGCCTCAGGACCGGGGTCTCCACCCAGACCCGACGGACCCCCAGCAGCCGGAGAAGGATGGGCCTGATCCGGGCTCAGCAATGA